The Paenibacillus amylolyticus genome contains the following window.
TGGTACCTTCACGACACACCGTTATTTCCCTGCTAACAAGATCGCTTTGTTTGGAGATAACCCACTGGGTGAAACCATCTATGGTCCGACAGCGGAGGAAGTACGCTTGCGCCGTGATCCAAGCATTGAGACGCAGATGGTGGGTAACGTTCTGGCCATGGTCTATGAAGAGAACCTTGATCCAGTGAGCACGTGGAAAAAGGCTGTTGCAACCGCTCTGCCAAGCTTCCCAGAAGCGAATAACGTATTCCAAGGTCAAGTCATCTAAAGGAGGGATATACGATGATAGTCGAAGTAAACAGCATACCGATTCGCCATGATGGGATGCTCTACAAACAAGGGGCGTCTTTTTCTATCCCCACAGTGGTTTATGAGACGATTAAGTCCCACGTGACCGTGTTGGATGAAGCAGACGAAGCCGACACAGTAACAGATCCGCTGGAAGCCATGGAGCCTGATGAACTGAGAGTCTACGCTGCTGATCGTGACATCGATCTTGGCAAGGCAACCAGCAAAGAGGGCATTCTGGAGAAAATCAAAGCCGCTGAACCTAAGGCGTAAGCGAGGGATGGATTATGGCCACATTTAGTCGGTTGGATAAGATTCAAGCCCTGCTTGGTCCAGCATCATTGGAGCAGGGCCCTTTGTTGTCTGTGCTGATCGAGGACGCGGAAGCGGATCTGCTGAGCTGGACGAATCGGCAAACCATCCCGCCAGGACTTGAACCAACCGTTCGGCAGCTGGTCATCATGCGGTACAACAAAGTGGGGATCGAGGGGCAGAGCAGCCACAGTGAGGGCGGCGTAAGTCGATCCTTTGTGGATCTGCCTGCGGATCTCCAGCGGACCATTAGCCATCACCGGCTGCTGAAGGTGGTGGGCCGGACATGAGACTGAGAGAACGTGATAAGCGGCTCGTCATCTTCCAGCCCAGGGTACCGCAGCGTGAAGATGACGGAACCACTTCAGAGGGCTGGGGCGAACCATTTGAGCTGAGGGGGAATGTTCAGCCAGCAGGCGGCCGAGTCATGGCAGAGATGTATGGCGAACGCTTAGCTTATATGCGAGTCATGTACGTGGAGCAGAAGCCGCCTAAGCGGCTTGAATCTGGAGGGGCTTGTTTGAATACCCTGGACCTTCCGGATTACAAGGTGGTGGCCGTGAGACCGTGGAGCGGGCACTATGTGATTGATTTGGAGGCGATCTGATTATGGCCATAGATGGAATGGACCGCCTCATGCGAAAGTTGGCCAGACTGGGTGCAGATAAGCAAGCGCTGAAGAAGGGCATCCACAAGGCGGCAATCAAAGTTCAGGGCGATGCCAAGGCACTGGCTCCTTCCGATACAGGTCAGTTGCGTAACAGCATCAAGGCACAGGTCACGGAGGAGCGAGGAAAGATCATCGGGAGATCTCCACGAATCTGGAGTATTCAGCTTATGTGGAGTTCGGTACCGGACAACGCGGTCAAGCTTCACCAGCCCCGCCAAAGTATGATGGGGATCTGAGTTATCGACAGGATTGGAAGGGGATGCCGGCTCAGCCTTACCTGTATCCAGCGGCCGCTCAGAACAGAGAGGTTGTTAAGCATATCGTGGCTGAAGAGCTGAGAAATGAGCTCAGAAGGTTAGGTGGGAACTGATGTATGACATTAAGCCGGACGTACTGAAGCAGCTGGATGAGATTCAGGGCGTTACGGTTTCCGACGCCTACCCGAAAGACTGGTCCAAGCTTCCTCATATCAGCTTTTATGAAGCAAGCAGCACGGATCCATTAGGGATCCAAAAGGGACCTTTAACGGCTGTGGCCGTCCAGATAGATGTCTGGCATACCAAGTCTACGGGGGCCCTGGCTGCTGACGTAGACACCCGAATGAACAGTATTGGCCTGCGCCGGGAGTTTTCAGCAGATCTTCCCGATCCGTCAGGCATCAAACATAAGACCATGCGATACCGCGGCGTTGTGGATTCCCGCAGTGGCCGCGTGTCGCAGTAGAAAGGAGACAAGAGCATGGCTGGACTATTAACCAAAGACACCACCTTATCTTATAAGGCAACAACCGGAGCGAGCACGTACACCGAAATTGGTGAGTTAATGGAGGTTCCTGAGCTTGGTGGCGATCCGGAACAAGTAGATGTAACCACGTTGAAGGATGGTACCCGTCGATATATTCAAGGCATCAAGGATCTCGGGGATCTGACCTTTGCTTTCTTGTATGATAACTCTGGTCCAACGGCTAACTTCCGGATCCTGAAAGGGATTCAGGAGTCAGGTGATACGAAGGAGTTCCGGGTGGAATATCCGGATGGAACCACGCATGATTTTAGCGCTCAGGTGAGTGTGAAAATGGATGCGGCGGCTGTCAACGCAGCATTGACGTTTACTGCTGCATTTTACCTGCAGTCTGAAATTGAGATTACAGACCCGGCTTAATTGGCCACTACTATGCAAAGGCGCTCCTAATTGGGGCGCTTTTGACTTTGAGGAGGAACTAATATGAAATACACGACACTTACGATGAATGGCAAGGATTACAAATTGCGACTTGGAGCAGCGCATATTGAACAATTGGAGAAGCACCTGGGCGGCCGTAATCCGCTGGATATTCTAATGGGAGCAGAAGACGGGAATCTACCCTCATTGACAGGCACGCTCCGTATCTTACATTCCGCCATGTTGAAGTTTCAACACGGAGTTAGCTTTGTGGACGTTCAAAATCTGTATGACGAATATGTGGATGAGGGCAACACGTATATGGACCTTCTGCCCCATCTGATCGAGGTATTCCAAGTTAGTGGTTTTTTCAAGCAAGCTCCGGAGACGGGGGAAGTGACCGGGGCGGCGAACCAGTAAGCTCCCTCACGGAATTGTTTAATGACGCCTACCCCACGGCAGTTCAGGCTGGTGTGGACCCGGTGGGTTATTGGGATATGACTTATTTGGAAATTAAGACAGCTATCAACGCCTATGTGGCTAACAAGCATGTCGACCTGCAGCACCAGGCTTTGCTCAGTTGGCACCAGGCCCAGTTAATTGGACAACTGGTATCAAGAGTGATGGGTAACAAAAAGGCGCCACCTGAGCTGCATGAGGCATTCCCTGGTATCTTCCCGGAAGAAACACAGAAGAAGCAAAAGCAACAAAATTGGCAGGTCATGAAGGAACGCGTGGCATCCTACGGGGCACGGCATCGGAAGCGAGGTGAGATACAGCATGGCCATAACGGTAGAGGAACTACGAGTATTGATAACGGGCGAGACCAGTCAGCTCCGGCGGGATCTGGCGAACGTCCGGAAACAGCTGAGTAATACGGAGCGCGAGGTTAGCCGATCCACGGGAGCGATCAAGTCCGCATTCCAGTCCTTGGCCGCGACGCTGGCGCTCTTGAAGCTTGGCCAAGTCTTTACTAGTGCCACTAAGGATGCCATGCGCTTTGAGGCTGCCGTGGGTCAGGTCAACCGGATGATGGGACAGAGTGTAGGCGTGTTCCGTGAATGGGTCATGTCTCAGGCGGCTGCGTTTGGTATGGGGATATCTGAGGCGACTCAGTACGGTGCCACTTATGCGAATCTAATTAGTGGTTTCTCTCAAGATCAGGCACAGACCACACAGCGCACCATCGATCTCCTGAAAACATCTGCAATCGTAGCCAGTGCAACAGGGCGATCCATCCAAGATGTCATGGAACGGATCCGGTCTGGTATGTTGGGTGAAACGGACGCGATCGAGGACTTGGGAATTAACGTAAACGTGGCCATGCTGGAGTCTACGGAGGCGTTCAGGCAGTTTGCAGGGGATAGCAGCTGGGCGAAGCTCAGTTTCCAGACGCAGCAGACAATCCTGTATTACGGCATCCTGGAACAAGCAGCCCGAAAGTATGGTA
Protein-coding sequences here:
- a CDS encoding phage head-tail connector protein; translated protein: MATFSRLDKIQALLGPASLEQGPLLSVLIEDAEADLLSWTNRQTIPPGLEPTVRQLVIMRYNKVGIEGQSSHSEGGVSRSFVDLPADLQRTISHHRLLKVVGRT
- a CDS encoding HK97 gp10 family phage protein, translated to MAIDGMDRLMRKLARLGADKQALKKGIHKAAIKVQGDAKALAPSDTGQLRNSIKAQVTEERGKIIGRSPRIWSIQLMWSSVPDNAVKLHQPRQSMMGI
- a CDS encoding phage tail tube protein, which codes for MAGLLTKDTTLSYKATTGASTYTEIGELMEVPELGGDPEQVDVTTLKDGTRRYIQGIKDLGDLTFAFLYDNSGPTANFRILKGIQESGDTKEFRVEYPDGTTHDFSAQVSVKMDAAAVNAALTFTAAFYLQSEIEITDPA
- a CDS encoding DUF6096 family protein; this translates as MKYTTLTMNGKDYKLRLGAAHIEQLEKHLGGRNPLDILMGAEDGNLPSLTGTLRILHSAMLKFQHGVSFVDVQNLYDEYVDEGNTYMDLLPHLIEVFQVSGFFKQAPETGEVTGAANQ